The following DNA comes from Sphingomonas sp. OV641.
CGCGACCGATCGCGTGAAGCTCAGGGACGGCAAGACCTATGTCGACGAGGCCACCGGCTACACCGCCAAGGAAACCGAGTTTCACAAGATCACCTGCTTCAACGGTCTCGGCCGTGCCGCCGCGATCCGGGAGAAGGGCAACGTGGTCGCGATCACCGGCCGCCTGCATTATTCGAGCTGGGAGGACCGCGACGGCGTGACGCGCTACGGCTGCGAGATCATCGCCGACAAGATCGACTTCTTCTGAAGCGCAACGGAGCGGCGCTCACGCGCCGCTCTGTCCGCCTGTGTTCAGGCCGGAAGCCGCATCGCCGGCGCCGGGATCGTCGGCGTCAGCAGGTCGGCCACGCTCTGCGTGAAACCCAGCGCCAGCACCACCTCGTCGCGCGACAGGGTGAAGCTGCGCGCCAAGCCGTCGACCAGCAGATCCTTGAACCGCGCGGCGAGTGCCTCCGCGGCGTCCCGGATCATGGCCTCGTCCATCGCCAATCTCATGACGCTCTCCATGCATCGTGATCCTGCGCCCCGACTCCGT
Coding sequences within:
- a CDS encoding single-stranded DNA-binding protein; its protein translation is MNNVNITGRVAKDPETRGTVTTLIVATDRVKLRDGKTYVDEATGYTAKETEFHKITCFNGLGRAAAIREKGNVVAITGRLHYSSWEDRDGVTRYGCEIIADKIDFF